From a region of the Drosophila virilis strain 15010-1051.87 chromosome 3, Dvir_AGI_RSII-ME, whole genome shotgun sequence genome:
- the LOC6623045 gene encoding uncharacterized protein — protein sequence MSKYCEALSQLSLIGACCYGLYALAPAEHPYGYTAAAFCFVHGLLSLVRALEEDEECSPTRSFSVSTGIVDVIPLPLANIEFYLQSSQSGMALVHALSLILLLYDMMGSLGDDWDRATETVKDLSLLGNVASGAYLGTQEENYYHVGVAVSAGIARYGSSLVSTIVPAAGPHVNTLSKAAIIGLMTYSLTNK from the coding sequence ATGTCCAAGTATTGTGAGGCTCTCTCTCAGCTGTCGCTGATCGGCGCCTGCTGCTATGGACTCTACGCACTGGCACCGGCTGAACACCCGTATGGATATACAGCAGCCGCATTTTGTTTTGTCCATGGACTGCTTTCGCTCGTGCGTGCCCTTGAGGAGGATGAGGAGTGTAGTCCTACACGCTCATTTTCTGTGTCGACGGGCATTGTGGATGTTATACCTCTTCCGCTGGCCAATATTGAATTCTATTTGCAATCCTCTCAATCGGGCATGGCCTTGGTGCACGCTCTGTCTCTTATATTGCTGCTCTATGATATGATGGGCAGCTTGGGCGATGACTGGGATCGTGCCACGGAGACGGTTAAGGATCTATCGCTGCTGGGCAATGTTGCATCCGGCGCGTATCTGGGCACACAGGAAGAGAACTATTATcacgtgggcgtggcagtatCCGCTGGCATTGCCCGTTACGGCTCCTCGCTGGTCAGCACAATCGTGCCGGCCGCGGGTCCCCATGTGAATACTTTGAGCAAGGCAGCTATTATAGGGCTAATGACGTACTCCCTCACCAACAaatga
- the Sf3b3 gene encoding splicing factor 3B subunit 3 isoform X1: MYLYNLTLQKGTGVTHAVHGNFSGGKQQEVLLSRGKSLELLRPDPNTGKVHTLMSTEIFGCIRALMAFRLTGGTKDYIVVGSDSGRIVILEYIPSKNSLEKVHQETFGKSGCRRIVPGQYFAIDPKGRAVMIGAVEKQKLAYIMNRDTQARLTISSPLEAHKSNTLTYHMVGVDVGFDNPMFACLEIDYEEADLDPSGDAAQRTQQTLTFYELDLGLNHVVRKYSEPLEEHANFLVSVPGGNDGPSGVLICSENYLTYKNLGDQHDIRCPIPRRRNDLDDPERGMIFICSATHRTKSMYFFLLQTEQGDIFKITLETDDDVVSEIKLKYFDTVPPATAMCVLKTGFLFVASEFGNHYLYQIAHLGDDDDEPEFSSAMPLEEGETFFFAPRALKNLVLVDELPSFAPIITSQVADLANEDTPQLYVLCGRGPRSTLRVLRHGLEVSEMAVSELPGNPNAVWTVKKRIDDEFDAYIIVSFVNATLVLSIGETVEEVTDSGFLGTTPTLCCAALGDDALVQVYPDGIRHIRSDKRVNEWKAPGKKSITKCAVNQRQVVITLSGRELVYFEMDPTGELNEYTERSEMPAEIMCMALGTVPEGEQRSWFLAVGLADNTVRILSLDPNNCLSPCSMQALPSPAESLCLVEMGHTESTTNAGGADDDVPAQRSGGSNKGTIYLNIGLSNGVLLRTVLDPVSGDLADTRTRYLGSRPVKLFRIKMQGAEAVLAMSSRTWLSYYHQNRFHLTPLSYETLEYASGFSSEQCSEGIVAISTNTLRILALEKLGAVFNQVAFPLQFTPRAFVIHPDTGRMLIAETDHNAYTEDTKNTRKEQMAEEMRSAAGDEERELAREMANAFINEVLPEDVFSAPKAGLGLWASQIRCLDAMHGQTMFSVPLTQNEAIMSMTLLKFSVAADGRYYLAVGIAKDLQLNPRISQGGCIDIYKIDPTCSALEFLHRTEIDEIPGALCGFQGRLLAGCGRMLRIYDLGKKKMLRKCENKHIPYQIVNIQAMGHRVYVSDVQESVFFIRYRRAENQLIIFADDTHPRWVTATTLLDYDTIAIADKFGNLSIQRLPHSVTDDVDEDPTGTKSLWDRGLLSGASQKSENICSFHVGEIIMSLQKATLIPGGSEALIYATLSGTVGAFVPFTSREDYDFFQHLEMHMRNENPPLCGRDHLSYRSSYYPVKNVLDGDLCEQYLSIDAVKQKSIAGDMFRTPNQICKKLEDIRTRYAF, encoded by the exons ATGTACCTGTATAATTTGACGCTCCAAAAAGGCACTGGCGTCACCCATGCGGTGCACGGCAACTTTTCGGGCGGCAAGCAGCAGGAAGTGCTACTCTCACGTGGCAAGTCGCTGGAGCTGCTGCGGCCCGATCCGAACACCGGCAAAGTACATACGCTGATGTCGACGGAAATCTTTGGCTGCATACGTGCGCTTATGGCCTTTCGTTTAACAGGAGGCACAAAAG ATTATATCGTCGTGGGCTCGGATTCTGGACGCATTGTAATTCTGGAGTATATCCCCAGCAAGAATTCGCTGGAAAAGGTGCATCAAGAGACATTCGGCAAGTCGGGCTGTCGTCGTATTGTGCCTGGACAGTACTTTGCCATTGATCCAAAGGGTCGTGCAGTGATGATTGGTGCcgttgaaaaacaaaagttggCATATATCATGAATCGAGATACCCAGGCCCGACTTACCATATCTTCGCCACTGGAGGCACACAAGTCCAACACCCTGACTTACCACATGGTTGGCGTGGATGTTGGTTTTGATAATCCAATGTTTGCATGTCTGGAGATCGACTATGAGGAAGCTGACTTGGATCCATCAG gTGATGCTGCCCAACGCACACAACAAACTCTAACGTTTTATGAACTTGACTTGGGCTTAAATCATGTGGTGCGCAAGTACTCGGAGCCACTGGAAGAGCATGCAAATTTCTTGGTTTCTGTGCCCGGTGGGAATGACGGACCCTCCGGTGTACTCATTTGCTCGGAGAATTATCTGACTTATAAGAATCTGGGCGATCAGCACGACATACGTTGTCCCATACCACGTCGACGCAATGATCTAGATGATCCGGAGCGTGGCATGATCTTTATATGCTCTGCAACACATCGCACCAAGAGCATGTACTTCTTTTTGCTGCAAACCGAGCAGGGTGATATATTTAAGATCACCCTCGAGACGGATGACGATGTGGTGTCTGAAATAAAACTGAAGTACTTTGATACAGTGCCTCCCGCGACGGCAATGTGTGTGTTGAAGACTGGTTTTCTATTTGTGGCCAGCGAATTTGGCAACCA CTATCTGTACCAAATTGCACATCTGggcgacgacgatgacgaacCCGAATTCAGCTCTGCTATGCCACTGGAGGAGGGTGAAACCTTCTTTTTTGCTCCACGTGCATTAAAGAATCTCGTCTTGGTCGATGAGTTACCCTCGTTTGCGCCGATTATCACCTCACAGGTGGCTGATCTGGCAAATGAAGATACACCGCAGTTGTATGTGCTTTGTGGGCGTGGACCACGCTCAACACTTCGTGTACTGCGTCACGGTCTTGAGGTATCGGAGATGGCTGTCTCTGAGCTGCCCGGCAATCCAAATGCTGTGTGGACTGTCAAGAAACGCATTGATG ACGAATTTGATGCCTATATTATCGTTTCCTTCGTGAATGCCACACTGGTTCTGAGCATTGGTGAAACCGTTGAGGAAGTGACGGACAGCGGCTTTTTGGGCACCACGCCAACATTGTGTTGTGCTGCGCTCGGCGACGATGCTCTGGTGCAGGTGTATCCAGATGGCATTCGTCATATACGATCCGATAAGCGTGTGAACGAGTGGAAAGCGCCCGGCAAGAAATCCATTACCAAATGCGCCGTTAATCAACGTCAAGTGGTCATAACGCTGTCTGGTCGTGAGCTGGTCTATTTTGAAATGGATCCG ACTGGTGAGCTAAACGAATATACGGAACGTTCAGAAATGCCGGCCGAGATAATGTGCATGGCTTTGGGCACGGTGCCGGAGGGCGAGCAGCGTTCTTGGTTCTTGGCTGTCGGTCTGGCTGATAACACTGTGCGCATACTTTCGCTGGATCCGAATAATTGTCTGTCGCCATGCTCTATGCAGGCTCTGCCCTCGCCAGCCGAGTCACTGTGTCTGGTCGAAATGGGTCACACAGAGAGCACCACCAATGCTGGTGGTGCGGATGATGATGTGCCGGCACAGCGCAGCGGTGGCAGCAATAAAGGCACCATCTATCTGAATATTGGATTAAGTAACGGTGTCTTGTTACGTACTGTGCTGGATCCCGTGTCTGGTGACTTGGCGGATACGCGCACACGTTACTTGGGTTCGCGACCGGTGAAGCTGTTTCGCATTAAAATGCAGGGCGCCGAAGCCGTGTTGGCTATGTCCAGCCGTACTTGGCTGTCCTATTACCATCAGAATCGTTTCCATTTGACACCGCTGTCGTATGAGACGCTGGAGTATGCCTCGGGCTTTTCCAGCGAGCAGTGCAGTGAGGGCATTGTGGCTATTTCGACGAACACATTGCGTATCCTGGCGCTGGAGAAACTGGGCGCTGTCTTCAATCAGGTGGCCTTTCCACTGCAGTTTACGCCGCGCGCCTTTGTCATACATCCGGATACGGGTCGGATGCTAATTGCCGAAACAGATCATAATGCTTACACTGAGGATACTAAGAATACACGTAAAGAACAAATGGCCGAGGAAATGCGTAGCGCTGCCGGTGACGAGGAGCGTGAATTGGCCAGAGAAATGGCCAACGCTTTCATCAATGAAGTGCTGCCCGAGGATGTGTTCTCTGCACCCAAGGCAGGCCTGGGTCTGTGGGCTTCGCAAATACGTTGTCTAGATGCCATGCATGGCCAGACGATGTTCAGCGTGCCGTTAACACAAAACGAGGCCATAATGTCTATGACGCTGCTTAAGTTCTCCGTTGCGGCAGATGGTCGTTATTATTTGGCCGTGGGCATCGCCAAGGACCTGCAGTTGAATCCACGCATTTCGCAGGGCGGCTGTATTGATATCTACAAAATAGATCCAACCTGCTCAGCTCTGGAGTTTTTGCATCGCACCGAGATCGATGAGATACCCGGCGCATTGTGTGGCTTCCAGGGTCGCTTGCTGGCTGGCTGTGGCCGCATGCTCCGCATCTATGATCttggcaaaaagaaaatgctgCGCAAGTGCGAGAACAAACACATTCCTTACCAGATTGTCAACATTCAAGCGATGGGTCATCGCGTCTACGTATCGGATGTGCAGGAGTCTGTCTTCTTTATACGCTATCGTCGCGCCGAGAATCAACTAATTATATTCGCCGATGATACCCATCCGCGTTGGGTGACGGCCACTACACTGCTTGATTATGATACCATTGCAATTGCTGATAAGTTTGGAAATTTGAGCATTCAACGCCTGCCACATTCTGTCACCGATGATGTAGACGAAGATCCCACCGGCACCAAGTCGCTCTGGGATCGCGGCCTATTGTCGGGCGCCTCGCAAAAGTCGGAGAACATTTGTTCATTCCATGTGGGCGAGATTATCATGTCGCTGCAGAAAGCCACGCTCATTCCTGGTGGCTCAGAGGCACTCATCTATGCCACATTAAGTGGCACTGTCGGCGCCTTTGTGCCGTTTACCAGTCGCGAGGACTATGACTTTTTCCAGCACCTGGAGATGCATATGCGCAATGAGAATCCCCCCTTGTGCGGTCGCGATCATCTCAGCTACCGCAGCTCTTATTATCCGGTAAAGAATGTCCTGGACGGCGATCTGTGCGAGCAGTATTTATCTATTGATGCAGTGAAGCAGAAGAGCATTGCTGGCGACATGTTCCGCACGCCGAATCAAATCTGCAAGAAACTGGAAGATATACGCACCCGTTACGCGTTCTAA
- the Sf3b3 gene encoding splicing factor 3B subunit 3 isoform X2: MYLYNLTLQKGTGVTHAVHGNFSGGKQQEVLLSRGKSLELLRPDPNTGKVHTLMSTEIFGCIRALMAFRLTGGTKDYIVVGSDSGRIVILEYIPSKNSLEKVHQETFGKSGCRRIVPGQYFAIDPKGRAVMIGAVEKQKLAYIMNRDTQARLTISSPLEAHKSNTLTYHMVGVDVGFDNPMFACLEIDYEEADLDPSGDAAQRTQQTLTFYELDLGLNHVVRKYSEPLEEHANFLVSVPGGNDGPSGVLICSENYLTYKNLGDQHDIRCPIPRRRNDLDDPERGMIFICSATHRTKSMYFFLLQTEQGDIFKITLETDDDVVSEIKLKYFDTVPPATAMCVLKTGFLFVASEFGNHYLYQIAHLGDDDDEPEFSSAMPLEEGETFFFAPRALKNLVLVDELPSFAPIITSQVADLANEDTPQLYVLCGRGPRSTLRVLRHGLEVSEMAVSELPGNPNAVWTVKKRIDGA, encoded by the exons ATGTACCTGTATAATTTGACGCTCCAAAAAGGCACTGGCGTCACCCATGCGGTGCACGGCAACTTTTCGGGCGGCAAGCAGCAGGAAGTGCTACTCTCACGTGGCAAGTCGCTGGAGCTGCTGCGGCCCGATCCGAACACCGGCAAAGTACATACGCTGATGTCGACGGAAATCTTTGGCTGCATACGTGCGCTTATGGCCTTTCGTTTAACAGGAGGCACAAAAG ATTATATCGTCGTGGGCTCGGATTCTGGACGCATTGTAATTCTGGAGTATATCCCCAGCAAGAATTCGCTGGAAAAGGTGCATCAAGAGACATTCGGCAAGTCGGGCTGTCGTCGTATTGTGCCTGGACAGTACTTTGCCATTGATCCAAAGGGTCGTGCAGTGATGATTGGTGCcgttgaaaaacaaaagttggCATATATCATGAATCGAGATACCCAGGCCCGACTTACCATATCTTCGCCACTGGAGGCACACAAGTCCAACACCCTGACTTACCACATGGTTGGCGTGGATGTTGGTTTTGATAATCCAATGTTTGCATGTCTGGAGATCGACTATGAGGAAGCTGACTTGGATCCATCAG gTGATGCTGCCCAACGCACACAACAAACTCTAACGTTTTATGAACTTGACTTGGGCTTAAATCATGTGGTGCGCAAGTACTCGGAGCCACTGGAAGAGCATGCAAATTTCTTGGTTTCTGTGCCCGGTGGGAATGACGGACCCTCCGGTGTACTCATTTGCTCGGAGAATTATCTGACTTATAAGAATCTGGGCGATCAGCACGACATACGTTGTCCCATACCACGTCGACGCAATGATCTAGATGATCCGGAGCGTGGCATGATCTTTATATGCTCTGCAACACATCGCACCAAGAGCATGTACTTCTTTTTGCTGCAAACCGAGCAGGGTGATATATTTAAGATCACCCTCGAGACGGATGACGATGTGGTGTCTGAAATAAAACTGAAGTACTTTGATACAGTGCCTCCCGCGACGGCAATGTGTGTGTTGAAGACTGGTTTTCTATTTGTGGCCAGCGAATTTGGCAACCA CTATCTGTACCAAATTGCACATCTGggcgacgacgatgacgaacCCGAATTCAGCTCTGCTATGCCACTGGAGGAGGGTGAAACCTTCTTTTTTGCTCCACGTGCATTAAAGAATCTCGTCTTGGTCGATGAGTTACCCTCGTTTGCGCCGATTATCACCTCACAGGTGGCTGATCTGGCAAATGAAGATACACCGCAGTTGTATGTGCTTTGTGGGCGTGGACCACGCTCAACACTTCGTGTACTGCGTCACGGTCTTGAGGTATCGGAGATGGCTGTCTCTGAGCTGCCCGGCAATCCAAATGCTGTGTGGACTGTCAAGAAACGCATTGATG GCGCTTAA